Proteins found in one Gemmatimonadota bacterium genomic segment:
- a CDS encoding class I SAM-dependent methyltransferase, translating to MSGLLDRARGLFALRLRKDFNFRRAQETVPALRWLKPRKGERILDIGCGEGTYDYRLALRGARVFGFDLDRNQLRRAQAHHKTPFTGFVCAHSDAFPLRSGQFDTVMSLCVFEHLPDDRQTLREMWRVLRPGGRILLTLDSLSLEVIRESWRDEHRKRHSVLQFYTHPSVGSLLEACGFRLIRHRYLLRSRLDLALIRLSYATERMHAVPAALIRLGLVSAGRMVSAVFNLFTGNQRGWTLLIEADRMTPGPVNPPS from the coding sequence ATGAGCGGATTGCTGGACCGTGCAAGGGGACTCTTCGCCCTCCGGCTCAGGAAGGACTTCAACTTCCGCAGGGCCCAGGAAACGGTCCCCGCGTTACGCTGGCTGAAGCCGCGCAAAGGCGAGCGTATTCTCGATATCGGCTGCGGAGAAGGGACCTATGACTACCGGCTCGCCCTTCGGGGCGCCCGGGTGTTCGGTTTCGACCTGGACCGGAACCAGTTGCGCCGTGCCCAGGCCCACCACAAGACGCCCTTCACGGGTTTCGTCTGCGCCCATTCGGACGCGTTCCCCCTTCGGTCGGGGCAGTTCGACACGGTCATGAGCCTGTGTGTCTTCGAGCACCTGCCGGACGACAGGCAGACGCTGCGTGAGATGTGGCGCGTGTTGCGGCCCGGGGGGCGCATCCTGTTGACCCTGGACAGCCTGAGCCTCGAGGTGATCCGAGAGTCCTGGCGCGACGAGCACCGGAAACGCCATAGCGTCCTGCAGTTCTATACGCACCCGTCGGTCGGCTCGTTGCTGGAAGCCTGTGGATTCAGACTGATCAGGCACAGGTACCTGCTTCGTTCCCGGCTGGACCTGGCGTTGATCCGGCTGAGCTACGCCACGGAGCGCATGCACGCGGTCCCGGCGGCGTTGATCCGGTTGGGACTGGTATCGGCCGGCAGGATGGTATCCGCGGTCTTCAACCTGTTCACCGGGAACCAACGGGGATGGACCCTGTTGATCGAAGCGGACAGGATGACCCCCGGTCCGGTGAATCCCCCATCATGA
- a CDS encoding oligosaccharide flippase family protein, with amino-acid sequence MDPVDRSGQDDPRSGESPIMTRTQEQPAPTRSRSDASTIARGAAVNFIGTVARLIKSVSFIVLTRLFGAEIFGLYMLGWTIVDLVSKVGQFSLDKGLVNFIPRMREDGETEAIHRTIAQALGVGLLLSAGIGAALYAAAAPLADGLLDKPRLAGMLRLLAVGLPLIALTQIILGVTRAHKVMKHDAMVRGAVEPLVLFGAACVLFYLGWRTYGIAAAHLAALACGLLYAVYVFTRFYSWRACLAHLRALRAVTPLTRFSLPVMGYELVYMFMIRLDVLMVGYFLPAAQVGVYVIAVEIALVTKKVRQWFDPVFSPIVAELNHRNDLRRLELNLRLVTRWVLTIGLAFLCVVSLVGNELLGLFGSEFVAGFMTMVVLAMSQVVYAAMGSGDTVLIMSGRPWLNLVNTVAVVAVNFVLNLWLIPALGILGAALGTLAAFGLLTLIRLAEVYHLFRILPLSWRILKPCAAAVPAFACAYLAGVYAPDIPWLRMAALPTIFLAAYLGVLGLLGLEEDDRVALRRLRGRGRP; translated from the coding sequence ATGGACCCTGTTGATCGAAGCGGACAGGATGACCCCCGGTCCGGTGAATCCCCCATCATGACGCGTACCCAGGAACAGCCGGCTCCGACCCGGTCCCGGTCCGACGCATCGACGATCGCCCGGGGCGCGGCCGTCAATTTCATTGGAACGGTAGCGCGGCTGATCAAGTCCGTGTCGTTCATCGTCCTAACGCGGCTGTTCGGCGCCGAGATCTTTGGGTTGTACATGCTCGGGTGGACCATCGTGGACCTCGTGTCGAAGGTCGGCCAGTTCTCGCTGGACAAGGGGCTGGTCAATTTCATCCCGCGCATGCGCGAGGACGGGGAAACGGAGGCCATCCACCGGACCATCGCGCAGGCCCTGGGCGTGGGCCTGCTGCTGAGCGCAGGGATCGGCGCCGCGCTCTATGCCGCTGCGGCTCCCCTGGCGGACGGCCTGCTCGACAAGCCCCGGCTTGCCGGCATGCTTCGGCTGCTGGCGGTCGGCCTGCCGCTCATCGCCCTGACCCAGATTATCCTGGGCGTCACCCGGGCGCATAAGGTCATGAAGCACGACGCCATGGTCCGGGGCGCGGTCGAGCCGCTGGTGCTGTTCGGGGCGGCCTGTGTCCTGTTCTACCTGGGCTGGCGCACCTACGGCATCGCCGCGGCCCACCTGGCCGCGCTGGCCTGCGGCCTGCTATACGCCGTTTACGTGTTTACGAGGTTCTATTCCTGGCGGGCCTGTCTTGCCCACCTGCGCGCACTGCGGGCCGTCACCCCGCTGACCCGCTTCTCGCTGCCGGTCATGGGCTATGAACTGGTCTACATGTTCATGATCCGCCTGGACGTGCTCATGGTCGGCTACTTTCTGCCGGCCGCACAGGTGGGGGTTTACGTGATCGCGGTCGAAATCGCCCTGGTGACCAAGAAGGTCCGGCAGTGGTTCGACCCCGTTTTCAGTCCCATCGTGGCCGAACTGAATCACCGCAACGACCTGCGGCGGCTGGAGCTCAACCTGCGGCTGGTCACCCGGTGGGTGCTGACCATCGGCCTGGCGTTCCTCTGCGTGGTGTCGCTGGTCGGTAACGAACTGCTTGGACTTTTCGGATCCGAATTCGTCGCGGGATTCATGACGATGGTCGTCCTGGCCATGAGCCAGGTCGTCTACGCCGCCATGGGTTCGGGCGATACCGTGCTCATCATGTCGGGCCGGCCCTGGCTGAATCTCGTGAATACGGTCGCGGTCGTGGCGGTCAATTTCGTCCTGAACCTGTGGCTGATACCGGCCCTGGGCATCCTGGGCGCGGCCCTGGGAACGCTGGCGGCTTTCGGGCTGTTGACGCTGATCCGCCTGGCCGAAGTGTATCACCTGTTCCGGATCCTTCCCCTGTCCTGGCGCATCCTGAAGCCATGCGCCGCAGCGGTCCCCGCCTTCGCGTGCGCTTACCTGGCGGGCGTCTACGCGCCGGATATCCCGTGGCTTCGCATGGCCGCGCTGCCCACGATCTTCCTGGCCGCCTACCTCGGCGTCCTGGGTCTCCTGGGGTTGGAAGAGGATGACCGGGTCGCCCTTCGACGCTTGCGCGGACGGGGCCGACCATGA
- a CDS encoding CDP-alcohol phosphatidyltransferase family protein produces MRFSVVLFADTDALAAGAGRSIYGISLLERHLRVFASLGARQVTVVGPSPGRGSNVRESNIRVEGFDDRWFRELDAVHYVRADESPTRWLPGKDERALVMDAGHLYDPRVLRAMIDGSPNRRAEDSSVRESCRLLVADADLLAGITTSWTGSESLWSALDSVQESACPVFDLREMDPYIVDLRRSLPPWWLVVDSDLKIRRAEALLTDAAQKGTLDFPAEFIHPPLENLLTKWISASTVTPNQVTTLSILLAFLTTGLLAAGQMGTGYLAAGLAIAFIVGVLDGVDGKLARVTVRCTRFGDRYEHILDVVWELTWYWALGWMLSAGGEAVGPFVLATVITLFYLFDKAATGMFKSRQGIELFDYAPVDRFFRRIGARRNTNVLLLLAGMAVGMLEEAFTCVAIWTVITAAFHWTRAIWLLSQPSPADRS; encoded by the coding sequence ATGAGATTCAGCGTAGTCCTGTTCGCGGATACGGACGCCCTGGCGGCCGGAGCCGGCCGGTCGATTTACGGCATATCGCTGCTGGAGCGACACCTCCGGGTCTTCGCATCCCTGGGGGCCCGGCAGGTCACGGTCGTCGGACCTTCGCCCGGGCGGGGATCGAACGTCCGGGAATCGAATATCCGGGTCGAGGGATTCGACGATCGCTGGTTCCGGGAACTGGACGCCGTCCATTACGTACGTGCGGACGAAAGCCCCACCCGGTGGCTGCCCGGGAAGGACGAAAGGGCCCTGGTCATGGACGCCGGCCACCTGTACGACCCTCGGGTTCTACGGGCCATGATCGACGGCAGCCCGAACCGGAGAGCCGAGGACTCGTCGGTCAGGGAATCCTGCAGGCTGCTGGTGGCGGACGCGGACCTCCTTGCAGGGATCACGACGTCCTGGACCGGCTCCGAGTCGCTGTGGTCCGCGCTGGACTCGGTGCAGGAATCGGCCTGCCCGGTATTCGACCTGCGCGAAATGGATCCCTATATCGTGGATCTGAGACGAAGTCTGCCCCCCTGGTGGCTGGTCGTCGATTCGGACCTGAAGATCCGCCGTGCGGAGGCCCTGCTGACCGACGCCGCGCAGAAGGGCACGCTGGATTTTCCCGCGGAGTTCATCCATCCGCCCCTTGAAAACCTGCTTACGAAATGGATTTCGGCCAGTACTGTGACGCCGAACCAGGTAACCACCCTCTCTATACTGCTCGCCTTTCTGACCACCGGTCTTCTGGCCGCGGGACAGATGGGTACGGGATACCTGGCCGCCGGACTGGCGATCGCCTTTATCGTCGGGGTGCTGGACGGTGTCGACGGCAAGTTGGCCCGCGTGACGGTGCGGTGCACCCGGTTCGGGGACCGTTACGAACATATCCTTGATGTGGTCTGGGAACTGACCTGGTATTGGGCACTGGGGTGGATGCTCAGTGCCGGCGGCGAGGCGGTCGGTCCTTTTGTGCTCGCCACGGTGATCACGTTATTTTACCTGTTTGACAAGGCGGCCACGGGGATGTTCAAGTCCAGGCAGGGCATAGAACTGTTTGACTATGCGCCCGTGGATCGCTTCTTTCGCCGTATCGGCGCCCGGCGAAATACGAATGTCCTGTTGCTGCTCGCGGGTATGGCGGTCGGCATGCTGGAGGAAGCGTTCACCTGCGTGGCGATCTGGACGGTGATCACGGCGGCGTTCCATTGGACGCGGGCGATCTGGCTGCTGTCGCAACCGTCGCCTGCCGACAGGTCCTGA
- a CDS encoding TolC family protein — protein MDRPSLFVGSIGGQMRLIYLRKRAFTIAVGRRVKRVGDYGDHSESATTSIMAGRRPQISRRVDPYGEKTPARSGGIVFRVLAHILAVLLIAGPVFAQSPNGPVQADQDDQAVRSVQAVRMTLEQCVDRALRVSPDIEQAVLTVEGLEARLSEARFAGITPRLQWTNIFGPAPGIEGDTEQIETIRSDLTDLGVFSRTQIELVQPLYTFGKLSNAKKAAGYGLEAGEAAVESRKFDVAFQVKKLFYGLVLAGELRDIILDSVEKVQEARDRVNEMIEEDSEDVGQNDLLKIDVFEFEVQQSRARAEKSIEMGRAALKTLLEIDRSVDFDIVHTAAEIEPADLEELDDYIERAKNRRYDIRQLRAGVLARRALLKVARSDFYPQIALAGSLQWGIAPHRPELDNPFLRDEFNFLRGGAVITLRQNFNFGLTRAKYIARKVELEALVSKESQAMSAVALQVEQTYRDVIEARTNVVNSDRALRSARAWLTSAQLGFDVTGDSSELLDAFTAHAKMQHAYRQSLYQYRVSLAELGHVTGNGIYNGRR, from the coding sequence ATGGACCGGCCATCGCTATTTGTTGGATCAATAGGTGGACAGATGCGTCTAATATACTTGAGAAAGCGAGCATTTACGATTGCGGTGGGTCGACGCGTGAAGCGAGTCGGCGATTACGGCGACCACAGTGAGTCGGCGACTACATCGATTATGGCGGGTCGGCGACCACAGATATCACGGCGCGTCGACCCGTACGGTGAGAAGACCCCTGCGAGAAGCGGAGGCATCGTGTTTCGTGTTCTGGCTCACATCCTGGCGGTATTGCTGATCGCGGGGCCGGTATTCGCGCAGAGCCCGAACGGACCCGTCCAGGCCGACCAGGATGACCAGGCCGTCCGGTCCGTCCAGGCTGTCCGGATGACGCTGGAACAATGCGTGGATCGGGCGCTGCGGGTCAGTCCGGATATCGAACAGGCTGTCCTTACCGTCGAAGGCCTGGAAGCCAGGTTGAGCGAAGCGAGATTCGCGGGCATCACACCCCGGTTGCAATGGACCAATATCTTCGGTCCCGCGCCGGGCATAGAAGGCGACACGGAACAGATCGAGACCATCCGGAGCGACCTGACCGATCTGGGCGTTTTCTCACGCACGCAGATCGAACTGGTTCAGCCACTGTACACCTTCGGGAAGCTCAGTAACGCGAAGAAGGCGGCCGGGTACGGTCTCGAAGCGGGCGAGGCGGCCGTGGAATCCCGGAAGTTCGACGTGGCGTTCCAGGTGAAGAAGCTGTTCTACGGACTCGTACTGGCGGGGGAACTCAGGGACATCATCCTGGATAGCGTAGAAAAGGTACAGGAGGCCCGGGACCGCGTAAACGAGATGATCGAGGAGGACTCGGAAGACGTCGGCCAGAACGACCTGTTGAAAATCGATGTCTTCGAATTCGAGGTGCAGCAGAGCCGGGCGCGGGCCGAGAAGTCGATCGAAATGGGGAGGGCGGCGCTGAAGACCCTGCTCGAAATAGACCGCTCCGTTGATTTCGATATCGTCCATACAGCCGCGGAGATCGAACCGGCGGACCTCGAAGAACTGGACGATTATATAGAACGGGCGAAGAACCGGCGGTACGACATCCGGCAGCTGAGGGCCGGAGTGCTGGCCCGCCGGGCGCTGCTGAAGGTGGCCAGGAGCGACTTCTACCCCCAGATCGCCCTGGCGGGATCGCTCCAGTGGGGCATCGCACCGCACAGGCCGGAGCTCGACAATCCTTTTCTCAGGGACGAGTTCAATTTCCTTCGCGGCGGTGCCGTGATTACCTTGCGCCAGAACTTCAACTTCGGCCTGACCCGCGCGAAGTACATTGCCCGCAAGGTGGAACTGGAAGCGCTGGTGAGCAAGGAATCCCAGGCGATGAGCGCGGTCGCGCTGCAGGTGGAGCAGACCTACCGCGACGTGATCGAGGCCCGTACCAACGTGGTCAACAGCGACCGGGCCCTTCGCTCCGCCAGGGCATGGCTGACATCGGCTCAACTGGGTTTCGATGTTACCGGAGACAGTTCGGAACTGCTGGACGCGTTTACCGCGCATGCGAAGATGCAACATGCGTACCGGCAGTCGCTGTACCAGTACCGGGTTTCGCTGGCCGAACTCGGTCATGTGACCGGCAACGGGATTTACAATGGGCGGCGCTGA
- a CDS encoding DUF3047 domain-containing protein produces MGMNHRRGEAGLGRGTSARKARCTPAYKVQSTPASRARGWPAGRAFGLLAGAGLLICAAFIDPSSVLRTDSEPQVLTAPESRTAWTVWPRTASFFPGVARADHADHAGYADYASPPQRGDGQRKSITIEAFDDSAPGGFPLTWKAWRGDDDLARSLYTIREEKGNRYLHAADDGSSVIILKQVNEWDANEYPVLSWRWRATVLPEDGDERIRSKNDSSVAVYVVLDQNFIGVPKTLKYVWSTTVPVGTHYRREGIGRPHVIVLETGKEKLGQWVEESVDVHADYVRIFGKKPPRKAVGIGILTDGNATGTDSRGDYDDFVVHRRDSGS; encoded by the coding sequence ATGGGAATGAACCATAGGCGTGGGGAGGCGGGTTTGGGACGTGGTACATCGGCGCGCAAGGCGCGGTGCACGCCGGCGTACAAGGTGCAGAGCACGCCGGCAAGCAGAGCGCGGGGTTGGCCGGCCGGCAGGGCGTTCGGATTGCTGGCGGGCGCGGGCCTGCTGATCTGCGCCGCGTTCATCGATCCGTCTTCCGTCCTTCGCACGGACTCGGAGCCACAGGTGCTGACGGCCCCAGAGTCCAGGACGGCCTGGACGGTTTGGCCGCGGACCGCCTCGTTCTTTCCGGGTGTCGCGCGGGCGGACCATGCGGACCATGCGGGCTATGCGGACTATGCGTCCCCTCCCCAGCGGGGCGATGGCCAACGAAAGTCCATCACGATCGAAGCCTTCGACGATTCGGCCCCGGGCGGCTTTCCCCTGACCTGGAAAGCCTGGCGGGGCGACGACGACCTGGCCCGCAGTTTGTACACGATACGGGAGGAGAAGGGCAACCGGTATCTCCACGCGGCAGACGACGGCTCCTCCGTCATCATTCTCAAGCAAGTCAATGAATGGGATGCGAACGAATACCCGGTGCTGTCCTGGCGATGGAGGGCGACGGTCCTGCCCGAAGACGGCGATGAACGCATCCGATCCAAAAACGACAGTTCCGTGGCCGTATACGTGGTCCTGGACCAGAACTTCATCGGCGTGCCCAAGACCCTGAAATATGTCTGGAGCACCACCGTGCCGGTCGGTACCCATTACCGCCGCGAAGGTATCGGCCGCCCCCACGTGATCGTACTCGAGACCGGAAAGGAGAAACTCGGACAGTGGGTCGAGGAGTCGGTCGACGTGCATGCGGACTATGTCCGGATCTTCGGGAAGAAGCCGCCCAGGAAAGCCGTCGGGATCGGCATTCTGACGGATGGCAACGCGACGGGAACGGATTCCAGGGGAGATTACGACGACTTCGTGGTTCATCGCCGGGACTCCGGGTCCTGA
- a CDS encoding ABC transporter substrate-binding protein, whose amino-acid sequence MATRRERIPGEITTTSWFIAGTPGPDPACSKKGWRWEMHVNRRAVRRLGRFTAWAAVSLLAFGSYAQEYSPIETLKQRDAALRALDGAATEAAMDSLVRHAVVSGFDFERHSRISLGRHWRERTDTEREEFVSVLRRWTESRALDKLRKRSDRTTYDGEETRGSRSLVRTTLWYKGTKTLVDYKMELKAGEWLIYDMVIDGASVALANRDAFYKKISRTSYDELLNTLRAKTLEIE is encoded by the coding sequence ATGGCAACGCGACGGGAACGGATTCCAGGGGAGATTACGACGACTTCGTGGTTCATCGCCGGGACTCCGGGTCCTGATCCGGCCTGCAGCAAGAAAGGATGGAGGTGGGAAATGCATGTGAATCGCCGTGCGGTCCGCCGCCTGGGACGCTTTACCGCCTGGGCTGCGGTGTCGCTGCTGGCTTTCGGGAGTTACGCGCAGGAATACTCGCCCATCGAGACGCTGAAGCAGCGGGACGCCGCGCTACGCGCCCTGGACGGGGCCGCCACCGAAGCGGCAATGGACAGCCTGGTGCGCCATGCCGTCGTCTCCGGGTTCGATTTCGAACGGCACAGCCGCATTTCACTCGGCAGGCACTGGCGGGAGCGGACGGACACCGAGCGGGAGGAGTTCGTTTCGGTCCTGCGCAGGTGGACCGAAAGCCGGGCACTGGACAAGCTGCGCAAGCGATCGGACAGGACGACGTACGACGGGGAAGAAACCCGGGGCAGCCGGTCGCTGGTGAGAACGACGCTATGGTACAAGGGCACTAAAACGCTCGTCGATTACAAGATGGAGCTCAAAGCGGGCGAATGGCTCATCTATGACATGGTGATCGACGGGGCGAGTGTCGCGCTGGCCAACCGGGACGCATTCTACAAGAAGATCAGCAGGACATCCTACGACGAATTGCTCAACACCCTGCGTGCGAAAACCCTTGAAATAGAATAG
- a CDS encoding radical SAM protein, with amino-acid sequence MSEQVQISPAVEPIAPSPAHPGPPAPPVLQPDAGYLGYDRTLLRPMSFATKLRALLKYVWVRIKGGPMAVNMEVTYLCNATCDFCDYWKTKRSGKLGDYDYVAALRKLNPLTVTLTGGEPTINKQLPEAVRRIKESLGFVYIGMVTHGSLLTVEKAMALWDAGLDHISISLNYIGREHDEERGIEGLYEHITTLVPHLTARGVNVIFNTVIMRENLDHVVPIAHLARTMGAKVSYSCYSDFKNGNETHLVDSAHAERLESVIEDLIYQKSRLGNIVSSAWYLRRIPAYFQDSLPRSCTAAGKWLVQLTPDGDIKTCAELPVSSGYADFKKVSKKIDCNRCWYSCRGETESSLKIGRLLEGLERVWKAGV; translated from the coding sequence ATGTCCGAACAGGTTCAGATCTCACCGGCGGTGGAACCCATCGCGCCGTCTCCCGCGCATCCCGGACCACCCGCACCGCCCGTACTGCAGCCGGACGCGGGCTATCTCGGATACGACCGCACGTTGTTGCGGCCCATGTCCTTCGCCACGAAGCTTCGCGCCTTGCTCAAATACGTTTGGGTGCGAATAAAGGGCGGACCGATGGCGGTAAACATGGAGGTGACCTACCTCTGCAACGCCACCTGCGATTTCTGTGATTACTGGAAGACGAAACGTTCGGGCAAGCTGGGCGACTACGATTACGTGGCGGCGCTTCGGAAGCTGAACCCCCTGACGGTCACCCTGACCGGCGGCGAACCCACGATCAACAAGCAACTGCCCGAGGCGGTCAGGCGCATCAAGGAATCCCTGGGATTCGTCTACATCGGCATGGTCACCCACGGATCTCTTCTGACCGTGGAAAAGGCCATGGCCCTGTGGGATGCCGGCCTGGACCACATCTCGATTTCGTTGAATTACATCGGACGCGAACATGACGAGGAACGGGGCATCGAGGGTCTCTACGAGCATATCACCACGCTCGTGCCCCATTTGACGGCCCGGGGGGTCAACGTGATCTTCAACACAGTGATCATGCGGGAGAACCTGGACCACGTCGTACCCATAGCGCACCTGGCGCGTACCATGGGCGCGAAGGTTTCCTACAGCTGTTACAGCGACTTCAAGAACGGGAACGAAACCCACCTGGTGGATTCGGCCCACGCCGAACGGCTGGAGTCCGTGATCGAAGATCTGATTTATCAGAAATCACGCTTAGGGAACATCGTCAGTTCCGCCTGGTACTTGCGCCGCATTCCCGCCTATTTCCAGGATTCCCTACCACGGTCCTGCACGGCGGCGGGCAAGTGGCTGGTGCAACTGACCCCCGACGGTGACATAAAGACCTGCGCGGAACTGCCCGTATCGTCCGGATACGCCGACTTCAAAAAGGTCTCGAAGAAGATCGACTGCAACCGGTGCTGGTACAGTTGCCGGGGCGAGACGGAATCTTCGTTAAAGATCGGAAGGTTGCTGGAGGGCCTGGAAAGGGTCTGGAAAGCGGGCGTCTAA